From the genome of Gemmatimonadaceae bacterium:
AACACGAAGACGGCGTGCATGAAGCACAGCCAGCTGAAGGAGAATGCAACCGTGTACGCGCAGGTGAAGTCAATGGTGGCGCAGCAGTAGCTGCGCCGCTCACGCAGGAGGCGGAGTACGCTCGCCTTTTCGTCGCTCGGTCACTTCCCGAGCCTGCCGCCTGCGCTCGCCTGCGGTCTCGATCAGGGCGAGCACGATGCGGAGCAAGCCGTACACGGCGAATCCGAAGCTGACGAGAACGGCGGCTGCAAGCAGCTGAGCGACGAGGGTCGAGAAGTCGCCCCTCATGAGTCCGATAGTCGCCCCGACGCAGACGATCACGGACGCAATCGTGATGAGGACTGCCGGGCCTATTCCCAACCCTGAAGGGCGGCGCGGCTTGCCTCTGACGGGGGTGCCTGCCGGTGCGGGATCAGTCATCAGGGAGATAGTATACGCCGCATTGTGACGAGCCGCTGAGGCTGCCCGTCAACCTGACATGCGAGGCTCTCTGAGATTGATTCCGCCGCTCGTGTTCGTGGCCGCCGCGTGCGTCGCCTGCTCCCGCGATGCCGCGGTTGCGCGCCGCTCAACCCAGCGAGAGCGCGACAGCGTTGTCAGCACGCTCCCGATTCCAGGCGCGAGCGTCGTGGGCAAGGCGTTGACTGTCTCAGACTCCGCGGCCAGCCGAGCGTCGCTGATGGACTCAGCTAGCCAGGACTGACCGCGAAGGACGATTCGGCTAGGCCGGAGGCGTTGGCCTCCCCTTCATGAAATGGTAGATAAGGGCGCCGACCCCAAGGACGAGCAGCAGATGGATCACCATTCCGCTCATCGGGCTAAGGAAGTAGGCGTATACCCAAAGCAGAATCAGCACCGAGGCAATTCCGAGCCACATTGATATACTCCTTGAAATTGGTGGGCTAACCGTGCGGAGAATGTGCGTGCGCATGGTCCTATCCGCAATTCCGAAGTTGCGATAGTAAAGAATCAGTTCAGGGAGCAGGTGGCAGGTTCGCGGTCAGGCGCAGCAGTACGTCGGGCCTGGCCGGCGGGGACTTCGCTCCGAACAAGTGTCGGAGCAGAAAGTATTCGGGCAGCGGACGATCATCGGTGATGAGTGGGCCGTTGCCGGCAAACGCCGCAACCTGATCGCCCTGGATCCAGACGAGCGTCGGAATTATTCTCGCCCAGTCATTCAACGTGCTGACTGGCGAATCGTATGCCGACGATAGGTCTTCAACTACACCCGGCAGTGAGAGCACGTCTCGAACAGCCGCGGGATCGAAGGCCATTGGATCATCCGAGCCGAGCATGTAGAATCCGTTGCGTCCGGGACCGAAGGCAACGATGACATGGGAGAAAACATCCCGGTACGTCCTGATGAACGCCTTGAACTCATCGACGCTTGCCTGACCATAAGGCACCCACTGCAATGCTATACCGCCTCGGTTAAGACGAGCTCTCGAAGCAACGAAATACTCACGCGAGGAGATCACTGAGACGCCGGAGCTCTCGATGGGCGGCGGGGGGTCGGTGACGATTATGTCGTATGTCTTGTCTGTCAGCTCGACGTGATTCCTCCCGTCGGCGATGATCACACGCCCCCGCGGATTTCTCAGAACCTGCGCAGCGTCCGGGTAAAACCACCGGAACATCTTCGGAACGGACGGCACCAGCTCCACCGCTTCGGTCCCAAGACCCGCGATTAGCGCGCCCCGGTAGGCCGACCCCATTCCAAAGGCCACTATAAGCTGCGTTCGCGAATTCGGACGCAGCATGAGCGGCAGTATCGGCATCAGCTTCACGTCAACTGTCAGAAAGCTCATCGAGACACCGGTAACCCAGAGCTGCTTGTCACCAAGCTCACCGGCTTGCACTGAAGCAATCTCGTCCTCGCGCGACTCGAACACGCGGCCTCGGCCGGCTTCGATCGACGCCTTCGCCGGATCGACGAAGATGCGACCACCGAACAGTGCAGTCACAACTGCCATCACAAGCGTTGCGCCGAACGCCCCAACCACGATGCGGGTTCGCATCACGCGAACGTCACCCTTTACCGCCAACGCGATTGCGACCCCAAGGTTTACGAGGGCGAGCAGCGCGATGGCCTTGGGCGACCCGACGGAGGGAATGACGAAAAAAGGTATGAGAAAGGTTCCGGCGATCGCTCCCAGCGTGTTTACCGACAACAGAAGTCCGGCATTCGTCGCTACTCGACCTTCGGGATCTGCGACGAGAGCGGAGATTGCCGGGAACGTCAGTCCCATGACGAACGTTGCCGGCAGCACAACCAGTGTTAACGGGTACAGAAAATCCGAGAAGAGAGATCCAAAGCTGTCAGTGAGATGCAGTAATACGCCCAGGTTTCTGAGAGTCCATGAAGCGGTCATGATCACGACCAGCATCGCGATCACGAGCTGGCCCTGCGCCAGCAAGCCGATCGTGTCTGTGATGCGAGGCCGGATCAAGTTGTACGTGACCGCACCGGCAGCTAATCCGATCAGAAAGACAGCGAGAATCGTGGTGAAGACATACGTTGAATTACCCGTCCCACTCGCGAGGAGTCGCATCCACAGCATCTGATATCCGAGCGATGTGAAGCCGGAAGCAAACGAAACGACGAGGGCCAGACGAAGACGACCCGTAGTCACCGCAAACGCGTCTCTTTGCTTTCGGTCGTTCACGCGCTCCGCCGAAGCGGGAATCGCATCGCGTCCCCGATCGATGATCAATGCGACGATTCCCGCGATCGCCGAGCAAAGAGCGCCAACAGTGAGAGTACCGGCGAGGCCGAGCAGCTCGATCAGAATAAAGCCGGCGACAATCGTTCCGATGATTGCACCGATCGTATTGGCCGCGTAAAGCTTCCCGAATGCGACGCTGAGGTTTGTTGGATCCCGAGTCAGGTAACGTGTGAGCGTTGGAAGTGTCGCGCCCATCAGGATCGTCGCCGGACCGAGAGCCAATAGCGACAGGCCGAAGCGGACAAGTGTCAGCAAGCCCGGATTGCCTTCGAGCGAGCCGAAAGCTCCCCTGTAGACTTCATGGAGCAGCCGAAAGCTGAACGGTGTCGCGAGAACGACGACGACGAGAATCAGCTCGAGAATTCCGTAGAGACGGAGCGGACGCGCAACGCGGTCACCGAGTCGCCCTCCCCAGGCACTGCCGACTGCCATTCCCCCGAAGAAGCCAGTCAGGATCGCCGAAACGGCTTGCGTGGTATTCCCAAACACGAGTACGAGCTGGCGCGCCCAGACGACTTCGTACACAAGGCCGGCAGCTCCCGACAGGATGAAAATTGCCAGTATCGGCCAGTGTCGTTTCACGAAAGATTCTTCATTGGGGAGTCGTAGTCCGTTTCGATCGACGTTGGAGATAGGAGAGCCACCAAGGCATCTCGGTTTCGGTCGATTGGCGCAATACCGCTATTACCGCCGGCAAGTATGCGAACAACACCATTGTTGCGCCGCCGAGTCTCAGCAGCTCGTTCTGGGAGTGGATGGTCATTGCGAGATAAGCGGCGATGAAGCCACCAATCGTGGAAACGAGAGAGAGCAAATATGCCTCTCTGTAGGTTGCTGCAATGGTGAGAAGAGGGAGCGCATTGTACCAGTCCCAGGTCTGAGGCACGCAGGCCATCGTAAAAACCAGCCACGCTTCGCGTCGCCGCCATTTTATCAGAACCAACGCGATCAAGGGGCCGCCCAAGCGAAGAATTGGTGGGCGCATGTGGCCACTACGCTCGGACAACAGGGCAAGCCATTCGCGCGGCCACGAAGGAAGAAGCAGCAGGCTCACAGCTCCAAGAACCAAACATCCGGCGGCCAGCGCAATCCAGGCGCGAGGAGAGCTCGCAGATGCCACTACGGGCATGCCCGTTTGCGGCTTGGCCAGAACAAAAAAACAAAGTGCCGGGATGAACACCGCAGCGGTCATCAGAATCGTCCACTGAGCCGCTGTAACGTTGAACAGGAACGTGAGGGATACGAGGATCGGCA
Proteins encoded in this window:
- a CDS encoding DUF5670 family protein, which encodes MWLGIASVLILLWVYAYFLSPMSGMVIHLLLVLGVGALIYHFMKGRPTPPA
- a CDS encoding fused MFS/spermidine synthase, translated to MKRHWPILAIFILSGAAGLVYEVVWARQLVLVFGNTTQAVSAILTGFFGGMAVGSAWGGRLGDRVARPLRLYGILELILVVVVLATPFSFRLLHEVYRGAFGSLEGNPGLLTLVRFGLSLLALGPATILMGATLPTLTRYLTRDPTNLSVAFGKLYAANTIGAIIGTIVAGFILIELLGLAGTLTVGALCSAIAGIVALIIDRGRDAIPASAERVNDRKQRDAFAVTTGRLRLALVVSFASGFTSLGYQMLWMRLLASGTGNSTYVFTTILAVFLIGLAAGAVTYNLIRPRITDTIGLLAQGQLVIAMLVVIMTASWTLRNLGVLLHLTDSFGSLFSDFLYPLTLVVLPATFVMGLTFPAISALVADPEGRVATNAGLLLSVNTLGAIAGTFLIPFFVIPSVGSPKAIALLALVNLGVAIALAVKGDVRVMRTRIVVGAFGATLVMAVVTALFGGRIFVDPAKASIEAGRGRVFESREDEIASVQAGELGDKQLWVTGVSMSFLTVDVKLMPILPLMLRPNSRTQLIVAFGMGSAYRGALIAGLGTEAVELVPSVPKMFRWFYPDAAQVLRNPRGRVIIADGRNHVELTDKTYDIIVTDPPPPIESSGVSVISSREYFVASRARLNRGGIALQWVPYGQASVDEFKAFIRTYRDVFSHVIVAFGPGRNGFYMLGSDDPMAFDPAAVRDVLSLPGVVEDLSSAYDSPVSTLNDWARIIPTLVWIQGDQVAAFAGNGPLITDDRPLPEYFLLRHLFGAKSPPARPDVLLRLTANLPPAP